A region from the Saccharomonospora azurea NA-128 genome encodes:
- a CDS encoding ATP-dependent nuclease has translation MSNEIERIRRRIQQNNYPLLLRSISIDGLRGFKHSDIELPFPVMALAGENGVGKTTILKLAACAYEQDIPNQRSFQPGEFFPSTSWDEVTKVWVNYEYKQGPKGPPLKSLRKPSSRWRGMDKRPSRKVFFLDISRTMPLEALSGYAQIAKKTAREASSTELAEEYRNRLAYIMNREYIGARFATTNDAKSNRQVGILGRDFGEYSQFHQGAGEASLLSLIQTLERIPDCSLLLIDEVEASLHPKAQRRLIEFLLWLSRTKSVQVILSTHSPYVLESLPPEARALVLRGKDGAKIIYGASTEFCMTSIDDEQHFELSIFCEDDIAQAIIRELLARRDPNLLRRCKILKTGPSDVVETLGKLSQESRLPYRSVAFVDADIDARFAEKLPGSKAPERQIFEDLRDADWPDVTDRFGIGYASLTQTLEEAMRHSDHHHWCTFVGDHISKSRGYVVDTLASIWAKNCVSEEVLGDFTQKIVDRLAQ, from the coding sequence ATGTCGAACGAAATCGAGCGCATCCGCAGAAGGATACAACAGAACAACTATCCTCTATTATTGCGGTCCATATCCATTGACGGCCTTCGCGGTTTCAAGCATTCGGACATCGAGTTGCCGTTTCCAGTAATGGCACTTGCAGGCGAAAATGGAGTCGGAAAAACGACCATCCTAAAACTTGCCGCATGCGCTTACGAACAAGATATACCCAACCAAAGATCCTTCCAGCCCGGAGAGTTCTTCCCGAGCACATCATGGGATGAGGTAACCAAAGTTTGGGTAAATTACGAATACAAACAGGGCCCGAAGGGGCCACCACTAAAATCGCTCCGAAAGCCATCCTCCCGCTGGCGAGGAATGGACAAAAGGCCGAGCAGGAAAGTCTTCTTTCTTGATATATCCAGAACAATGCCACTGGAAGCCCTTTCGGGATATGCACAAATAGCCAAAAAAACAGCAAGAGAAGCCAGCTCCACAGAATTAGCCGAAGAGTATAGAAATAGGCTCGCTTACATAATGAACCGAGAATACATTGGAGCCAGGTTTGCCACAACAAACGATGCAAAATCTAACCGGCAAGTAGGCATATTGGGCCGAGACTTCGGCGAGTACTCCCAGTTTCACCAGGGAGCCGGCGAAGCTTCGCTCCTATCTCTGATTCAAACCCTGGAGCGAATTCCTGACTGCTCACTTCTGTTAATCGACGAAGTCGAAGCGTCACTACACCCTAAGGCGCAGCGTCGCCTCATAGAGTTCCTACTTTGGCTTAGCCGCACCAAATCCGTACAGGTCATACTCAGCACACACAGCCCTTACGTATTAGAGTCTTTGCCTCCGGAAGCTCGAGCGCTCGTACTGAGAGGAAAAGATGGCGCTAAGATAATTTACGGTGCAAGCACCGAGTTTTGCATGACGAGTATAGACGACGAACAACATTTCGAATTGTCCATATTCTGCGAGGACGACATCGCTCAGGCCATCATCAGAGAGCTCTTAGCAAGGAGGGACCCGAACTTGCTGCGAAGATGCAAGATTCTCAAGACCGGCCCTTCAGATGTCGTTGAAACACTTGGGAAACTATCCCAAGAAAGCAGACTCCCATACCGGTCTGTAGCCTTCGTTGACGCCGACATAGACGCGCGTTTCGCCGAAAAGCTACCAGGATCCAAAGCTCCCGAGAGGCAAATCTTCGAAGACCTAAGGGACGCGGATTGGCCAGACGTTACCGACCGGTTCGGCATCGGATACGCTTCACTAACACAGACCCTCGAAGAGGCAATGAGGCATTCTGACCACCACCACTGGTGCACTTTCGTAGGTGACCATATCTCCAAGAGTCGCGGATACGTAGTCGACACCTTAGCCAGCATCTGGGCGAAGAACTGTGTCTCCGAGGAAGTTCTTGGTGATTTCACACAAAAAATCGTCGATAGGCTGGCACAATAA
- a CDS encoding amidase, with translation MEYGEYRKYDAVGLAELVARGEVSPGELLETAIDRADQVDGRLNAIVRRMDDLARQQTAGELSGPFAGVPFLLKDLSQDYAGVATGSGSRALRRHAASRHSLVVRRWLDAGLVIFGKTATPEFGTKGVTESKATGATRNPWNLAHTPGGSSGGSAAAVAAGVVPVAGASDGGGSIRIPAACCGIFGLKPGRGLVPAGPDVAEPLSGAATDGVVSRTVRDTAAMLDVLTRTPDLGGPYLPAVPDTSYVELAKRTPMRLRIGFTTRSPLGTPVHAEAVAAVEQAAALLDGLGHDVQPAEPEIDGVALARDFMTMWSAQTAATIERIKQATGARNRDFEVDNRLLAASARAVRAADYAASRERWNVHTRALAAFHERFDLLLTPTLAGPPVRVGELTTPPLLRLGGELLLLLRLTGPFTRTRTWNDQVLANLEQVPFTQLANLTGRPAMSVPLYRTADGLPLGVQFVAGLGGEATLLALATQLEAERPWADAEPAL, from the coding sequence ATGGAGTACGGCGAGTACCGGAAGTACGACGCGGTGGGGCTGGCGGAACTGGTGGCCCGGGGCGAGGTGTCGCCGGGAGAGTTGCTGGAGACGGCGATCGACCGCGCCGACCAGGTCGACGGACGGCTGAACGCGATCGTGCGCCGGATGGACGACCTGGCTCGGCAGCAGACCGCCGGGGAGTTGTCGGGACCGTTCGCCGGGGTTCCGTTCCTGCTCAAGGACCTCTCGCAGGACTACGCGGGAGTCGCGACCGGCAGCGGGTCGCGCGCCCTGCGCCGCCACGCGGCCTCCCGGCACAGCCTCGTGGTCCGACGCTGGCTGGACGCCGGGCTCGTGATCTTCGGTAAGACCGCCACGCCCGAGTTCGGCACGAAGGGGGTCACCGAATCCAAGGCCACCGGAGCGACCCGCAACCCGTGGAACCTCGCGCACACCCCCGGCGGCTCGTCCGGTGGTTCGGCCGCCGCGGTGGCGGCCGGTGTCGTCCCGGTGGCCGGGGCCAGCGACGGCGGAGGCTCGATCCGCATCCCCGCCGCGTGCTGCGGCATCTTCGGGCTCAAGCCGGGCCGGGGCCTCGTGCCCGCGGGGCCGGACGTGGCCGAACCGCTCTCGGGCGCTGCCACGGACGGCGTGGTGTCGCGGACCGTGCGCGACACGGCCGCGATGCTCGACGTGCTGACCCGCACCCCGGACCTCGGCGGGCCGTACCTGCCCGCCGTCCCCGACACGTCGTACGTCGAGCTGGCCAAACGCACGCCGATGCGACTGCGCATCGGATTCACCACGCGCTCCCCTCTCGGCACGCCCGTGCACGCCGAGGCCGTCGCCGCCGTCGAGCAGGCCGCCGCCCTGCTCGACGGACTCGGCCACGACGTCCAGCCCGCGGAGCCGGAGATCGACGGGGTGGCGCTGGCGCGTGACTTCATGACCATGTGGTCGGCGCAGACAGCCGCGACCATCGAGCGGATCAAGCAGGCCACCGGAGCACGCAACCGGGACTTCGAGGTGGACAACCGCCTGCTCGCCGCCTCCGCCCGGGCGGTGCGGGCCGCGGACTACGCCGCGTCCCGCGAGCGCTGGAACGTCCACACCCGCGCGCTGGCCGCGTTCCACGAGCGCTTCGACCTGCTGTTGACGCCGACGCTCGCCGGACCACCCGTGCGCGTCGGCGAGCTGACCACACCCCCGCTGCTGCGCCTGGGTGGTGAACTCCTGCTCCTGCTGCGCCTCACGGGACCGTTCACTCGGACCAGGACGTGGAACGACCAGGTCCTCGCGAACCTCGAACAGGTCCCGTTCACTCAGCTGGCGAACCTCACCGGCAGGCCCGCGATGTCCGTGCCGCTCTACCGGACCGCCGACGGGCTGCCGCTCGGCGTGCAGTTCGTCGCCGGACTCGGCGGTGAGGCGACCCTGCTGGCGCTGGCGACCCAGCTGGAGGCCGAGCGGCCCTGGGCCGATGCCGAACCGGCGTTGTGA